In one Tachysurus fulvidraco isolate hzauxx_2018 chromosome 16, HZAU_PFXX_2.0, whole genome shotgun sequence genomic region, the following are encoded:
- the LOC113644522 gene encoding G-protein coupled receptor family C group 6 member A, which yields MAPSVSHLYLYVLGIVMLVSIVRCDFIKSHFGAYMPGDIVLGIVVSVHSKVQDLENRTRPGPYTCKDFDQIPFVTSLVAIHTIEEINNSSFLPGIKLGYLMCDACVYGTKALDCVERMLAVNEPPARLPDYSNFTSPIKAILGERYSELSIPIAKLLSLYMIPQISCTSTAPALSDKLRYASFFRVVPSDLYQTKALVKLMSHYSWNWVGVVTLDDEYGRAVLENFVQDAQKEQVCLHYQKILPNYLGSADIEERIINIADQIESSNATVVMLILRPELVQMIFQEMIMRNVSRVWIASDAWSTARFLMKMKDINKVGEIFGFTFITGDIPGFEDYMQNIRPSPGARNDFITEYKQMRSNCTQTQQIQNPFLLYCNNTDDSFLLHTVDLTEAYGQRVAVYAIAHAIKKLLKCDDTFCSEDTNFLPWKLISILRNMKFTVDNQTYFFNKEGDFENGYDLITWKKDGDERILDVVGKYIISSNSVTVYEQKISWFNNTVHESRCSKRCPAGTHKNILNITCCYTCIRCAAGEYSDQEDQPTCTKCLNGTSPAGATGCVEWTVGILDWSAPHSIVVLIATAIGIILLVASIIFFIKYRQHRIVRELFIFLCIMHVGLAVSFGSVIAFLGNPSHHQCMLQQAMYGLGFTLTVACILVKAFGSFIAYLSYNPNRQLYLSRFNRAFVNIAIITAVQGLICLFWFIFDPVFVNKTQSKDDPVIMDYLCTYGSKIAGFAVMHIYIAVLAVLCFVFAFKGRANENEPIVFSMLFHLFVWLCFIPFYFLMENKRHIFQLSAIMVSNYTVMICHFSPKWFRIIFRN from the exons ATGGCACCCTCTGTTTCTCATCTGTACCTTTATGTACTGGGGATAGTGATGCTAGTGTCTATAGTGCGCTGTGATTTTATAAAGTCACATTTTGGAGCATATATGCCTGGTGACATTGTCCTTGGAATTGTGGTATCAGTTCATTCTAAAGTACAAGACCTTGAAAATCGGACAAGGCCAGGACCGTATACATGCAAAGA cTTTGATCAAATACCATTTGTGACATCTTTAGTTGCAATTCACACAATTGAAGAGATCAATAATTCAAGCTTCCTTCCTGGCATTAAACTTGGATATCTGATGTGTGATGCTTGTGTATATGGTACCAAAGCTTTAGACTGTGTGGAGCGCATGCTTGCAGTTAATGAACCACCTGCTCGCCTCCCTGACTATTCAAACTTCACTTCACCCATAAAAGCAATTTTGGGTGAAAGATACTCAGAACTGTCGATTCCTATTGCCAAACTCCTTAGTCTCTACATGATTCCCCAG ATCAGTTGCACGTCTACCGCACCAGCACTGAGTGACAAATTACGCTATGCATCATTCTTTCGCGTTGTTCCAAGTGACTTGTACCAGACTAAGGCACTGGTAAAGCTCATGAGCCATTATTCCTGGAACTGGGTTGGGGTGGTTACACTTGATGATGAATATGGTAGAGCAGTCCTTGAGAACTTTGTGCAGGATGCACAGAAAGAGCAAGTGTGTCTCCATTACCAGAAAATCTTACCAAATTACCTAGGTTCAGCAGATATAGaagaaagaataataaacaTAGCTGATCAAATTGAATCCTCAAATGCAACAGTTGTTATGCTTATTCTAAGACCAGAACTTGTGCAGATGATCTTTCAGGAGATGATCATGAGAAACGTTAGTCGGGTCTGGATTGCTAGCGATGCCTGGTCCACAGCACGCTTCTTAATGAAGATGAAAGACATTAACAAAGTGGGAGAGATATTTGGTTTTACCTTTATAACTGGGGATATTCCTGGTTTTGAAGACTACATGCAGAACATTAGACCAAGTCCAGGGGCAAGGAATGATTTCATCACAGAGTATAAACAAATGCGGTCAAACTGCACTCAGACTCAGCAAATACAGAACCCATTTCTTTTGTATTGCAACAATACAGATGATAGTTTCCTTCTTCACACTGTCGATCTAACAGAGGCGTATGGTCAGAGAGTGGCAGTTTATGCCATTGCTCATGCcatcaagaagcttttaaaatgtgacGACACTTTCTGTTCTGAAGACACTAACTTTCTGCCTTGGAAG cttATAAGCATTCTTCGTAACATGAAATTCACTGTGGACAACCAGACATACTTCTTTAATAAAGAAGGTGATTTTGAAAATGGTTATGATCTTATCACGTGGAAGAAGGATGGTGATGAAAGAATACTTGACGTTGTTGGGAAATACATTATAAGCAGTAACAGTGTCACTGTCTACGAGCAAAAAATCTCATGGTTTAACAATACG GTTCATGAATCCAGGTGTTCAAAGAGATGTCCAGCAGGCACACACaagaacatattaaatataacatgCTGCTATACCTGTATCAGATGTGCTGCTGGAGAATATTCTGACCAGGAGG atcaACCAACCTGTACAAAATGTCTAAATGGAACGTCTCCTGCTGGTGCCACGGGATGTGTGGAGTGGACTGTGGGGATTTTGGATTGGTCAGCACCGCATTCTATTGTGGTTCTAATTGCAACAGCAATAGGCATTATACTATTAGTGGCCTCaattatatttttcattaaatacAGACAACACCGAATAGTGAGGGAGCTCttcatatttttatgtattatgcatGTAGGCCTGGCTGTAAGTTTTGGAAGTGTAATAGCTTTTTTAGGCAATCCAAGCCATCATCAGTGCATGCTACAGCAGGCAATGTACGGTCTTGGCTTCACTCTCACTGTGGCATGCATTCTGGTTAAGGCGTTTGGCTCATTCATAGCCTACCTGTCCTATAACCCAAATAGACAGCTTTACTTAAGCAGATTTAATAGGGCTTTTGTCAACATTGCCATCATTACAGCTGTTCAAGGTCTCATTTGCCTCTTCTGGTTTATATTTGATCCTGTTTTTGTTAACAAAACACAATCTAAAGACGATCCAGTTATTATGGACTATCTATGTACTTATGGGTCTAAGATTGCTGGGTTTGCTGTGATGCATATATACATTGCTGTTCTGGCTGTGTTATGTTTCGTGTTCGCCTTCAAAGGGAGAGCGAATGAGAATGAGCCTATAGTCTTCAGCATGctctttcatttgtttgtctggCTTTGTTTTATTCCATTCTATTTCCTAATGGAAAATAAGCGGCACATTTTTCAACTCTCTGCCATTATGGTCTCCAACTACACAGTCATGATCTGTCACTTCAGCCCAAAATGGTTCAGGATCATTTTTAGAAATTAG